Proteins encoded within one genomic window of Onychostoma macrolepis isolate SWU-2019 chromosome 11, ASM1243209v1, whole genome shotgun sequence:
- the ctns gene encoding cystinosin, giving the protein MKQAVLLFIITLSACARAAFADAEVTIIAPAIVNLQEQSSENITITLSSPLNTSVTVYFNITYKSKNASSIILLPDEVVVLAGTSSVSFEVQATGVGQVAAYLSSNDTHIKNLETRIRFLIVRSNVLFIINQIIGWIYFLAWSVSFYPQAYENWKRRSVVGLSFDFLALNLTGFFAYSVFNIGLFWVTYIQEEFLKKDPNGVIPVDANDVFFSLHALLLTLVYICQCAIYERGGQKVSKVAMGLLAIGWTFAFVSLFVAVAQKISWLDYLYYFSYIKLGVTLVKYIPQAYMNYRRQSTEGWSIGNVLLDFTGGSFSLIQMFLQAYNNDKWKFIFGDPTKFGLGVLSIFFDVVFIVQHYCLYRNREPMYRDLDDQNDQHTRVKT; this is encoded by the exons ATGAAGCAGGCTGTCTTACTGTTTATCATAACGCTGTCTGCTTGTGCTCGCGCGGCGTTTGCTG ATGCAGAAGTGACTATCATAGCTCCTGCAATAGTGAATCTACAAGAACAATCTTCAGAAAACATCACCATTACACTGAG TTCACCATTGAACACATCTGTAACGGTTTATTTCAATATCACATATAAATCAAAAAATGCCTCTTCAATAATTCTGCTGCCTGATGAG GTTGTCGTGCTGGCAGGAACCTCATCTGTATCTTTTGAAGTGCAAGCTACAGGGGTTGGTCAGGTGGCCGCTTATCTTTCCAGCAATGACACTCACATAAAAAA CTTAGAGACACGAATCAGATTCCTGATTGTCAGAAGCAACGTCCTTTTCATCATCAACCAAATCATTGGCTGGATTTACTTCTTGGCCTGGTCTGTGTCGTTCTACCCGCAGGCGTATGAGAACTGGAAACGACGCAG TGTGGTAGGCCTCAGTTTTGATTTCCTCGCTCTCAACCTGACTGGATTCTTCGCTTACAGTGTGTTCAACATTGGCCTGTTCTGGGTGACGTATATACAG GAGGAGTTCTTGAAGAAAGATCCAAATGGGGTCATTCCTGTCGATGCTAATGATGTCTTCTTCAGCCTTCATGCGTTACTTCTCACTCTTGTCTATATCTGCCAGTGTGCCATCTATGAG AGAGGAGGGCAAAAGGTTTCCAAAGTGGCCATGGGGTTATTAGCGATTGGCTGGACCTTTGCGTTTGTCTCCCTGTTTGTTGCTGTGGCACAGAAGATCTCCTGGCTGGATTATCTGTACTATTTCTCTTACATTAAACTGGGTGTCACACTTGTAAAGTACATCCCTCAG GCTTACATGAACTACCGCAGGCAGAGCACAGAGGGATGGAGCATCGGGAATGTGTTGCTGGACTTCACAGGGGGCAGTTTCAGTTTAATTCAAATGTTCCTTCAGGCCTATAACAACG ATAAATGGAAGTTTATATTTGGAGACCCCACAAAGTTTGGACTGGGTGTGTTGTCCATATTCTTCGATGTTGTGTTCATCGTACAGCATTATTGTCTGTATAGGAACAGAGAGCCAATGTATCGTGATTTAGATGATCAGAATGACCAACACACCAGGGTTAAAACATGA